The nucleotide window CTGGCCCAGCTGTTCAGCATGGACGCAGTTAGGGCAGCGGCACACTGCCTGGCCGGCACCTCTGGAGGACGAGCGCCGCTGGGGCTTGGGTCGGGCTGAGACGGCACTCTCCTGAGGTTCCTCCAGGGAGAACGGTTCTTGCTGCAGCATTTCAGGGGCCAGCGGCTCCATCTTGAAGCCATCCTGGGGGAAGAGGTGAGACGAGTGCGAGGCCGGAGCGTGCTGAGCTGGAGGCAGGGAGCACAGCTGCGGGTCAGAGCCATAAGGCCCTAAAGAGGTCTGCAACCCCATGGAGCTTCCTGGACTCACTGAAGGCAAGCCGACACCTTGCCCTGTCTGGAGGTCTATCCAGCTCCCTGATTGGACATCCCTGTGGAGATCCCACCAGGAGGGGATGTTCATGTCTTCTGAGCTGCCACTAGGTGGTGCTGTCCGTAGCCAGGGCTCGTAAGGGTGGGCCATGTGAGCAGCTGTTGCAGGTGCAGGACTGTGGATGAGGTCAGCAGCTCAAAGTGTGGTTCACTATCTTTTGGGTAGCAGCGACAAGATTAACACATGGTGGGAAGGTGGTGCATAGAAAAAacctgcagaaagaaagaaaatacaaatagtTATTTATTCAATATGGTATCAAGTTAGTTGAATTTTCTCAATGACTTCTCAGAATCACATACAATGACTTTAAAGTCTTGAGGTTATTTTTTGCAGTTTGAAAGGCTTTGGGTGACTAAGCCTCTGCTGATATGACGTTTCTGAACTTCAGATATGCCTAAATCCTCTTGTctacaacatttaaataaccAGCCCCCCAGCACACCCCCTTCATCACCATGGATACTGCAGTTCTCACGCTGCGTGGCCGTGCAGCCAGGAAAGAGGGGGAGACAGACGTGTCCAGGCAGAAGCCTGCCACATGCATCCGCTGCCAGGTACTTCCCATGTAGGACAGTCAAAGACAAGCgcaaagaaaacaacatcatCGGCCCTGTGCAAAGGCTGAGGCAGCAGCGGGGGGAGTTAAATGCTGCTGAGACAGGGGGAGGGAAGAGAGCGAAGAGGAGTGTTGACAGCAGAGCAGTTTGGTAAAGGAAGAAGTTCCAGGGAGGTA belongs to Scomber scombrus chromosome 2, fScoSco1.1, whole genome shotgun sequence and includes:
- the sp6 gene encoding transcription factor Sp6 — its product is MAHPYEPWLRTAPPSGSSEDMNIPSWWDLHRDVQSGSWIDLQTGQGVGLPSVSPGSSMGLQTSLGPYGSDPQLCSLPPAQHAPASHSSHLFPQDGFKMEPLAPEMLQQEPFSLEEPQESAVSARPKPQRRSSSRGAGQAVCRCPNCVHAEQLGQSTDDSRRKHMHNCHIPGCGKAYAKTSHLKAHLRWHSGDRPFVCNWLFCGKRFTRSDELQRHLQTHTGAKKFSCALCPRVFMRNDHLAKHMRTHESPPGHGEERVNGDGRMEKGFDSPTPPQPSSNVSASDTTEPPLKLKCETDPSVSSVTGQSG